The proteins below are encoded in one region of Shewanella algae:
- a CDS encoding aminoacyl-histidine dipeptidase → MSSLSQLQPQPLWQWFEQICAIPHPSKHEAALSQYIQNWAKDRQLEVIEDKVGNLIIRKDATPGMENRKPVVIQAHIDMVPQKNADKEHDFVKDPIQPWIDGDWVKAQGTTLGADNGIGMASALAILGSDDIPHGPLEVLLTIDEEAGMTGAFGLEAGMLRGEILINTDSEQEGEIYMGCAGGVDAEITLPMVWEATGDGFQAFNLTLSGLKGGHSGVNIHLGRGNANKLLARFLFEHSESLQLELAEFNGGSLRNAIPREASATILVPAEQATALSEAAAAFQALLREELAVADPAACLTLTEVPLPAKVMSEQSQNTLIDLLHACPNGVMRMSDEIEGVTETSLNLGVINTSEQDVKLLCLIRSLIDSGRSQIEGMLIALANLAGAEIDLSGAYPGWKPDSQSPVMAIVRDTYQDIYHKEPVIMVIHAGLECGLFKEPYPAMDMVSIGPTIRFPHSPDEMVNITTVGQYWQLLLAVLERIPEKA, encoded by the coding sequence GTGTCCAGTCTCAGCCAATTGCAACCTCAGCCTCTATGGCAGTGGTTTGAACAAATCTGTGCCATTCCTCACCCATCCAAACATGAAGCCGCGCTCAGCCAGTATATTCAGAACTGGGCCAAAGACCGTCAGCTTGAGGTTATCGAAGATAAAGTCGGTAACCTGATTATTCGCAAAGATGCCACTCCCGGGATGGAAAACCGCAAACCCGTGGTGATCCAGGCCCATATCGATATGGTGCCGCAGAAAAATGCCGATAAAGAGCATGACTTCGTCAAAGATCCGATCCAGCCCTGGATTGATGGCGACTGGGTCAAGGCTCAGGGCACGACTCTGGGTGCCGATAACGGCATAGGCATGGCATCGGCGCTGGCAATTCTCGGCAGTGACGATATTCCCCACGGGCCACTGGAAGTGCTGCTGACCATAGATGAAGAAGCGGGTATGACAGGAGCCTTTGGCCTGGAAGCCGGTATGCTTCGCGGTGAAATCCTGATCAACACAGATTCCGAGCAGGAAGGCGAGATCTACATGGGCTGCGCCGGTGGCGTGGATGCCGAGATCACCCTGCCCATGGTCTGGGAAGCCACAGGCGATGGTTTCCAGGCATTCAACCTGACACTCTCCGGGCTAAAGGGTGGCCACTCAGGGGTGAACATTCACCTGGGACGCGGTAATGCCAACAAGCTGCTGGCCCGTTTTCTGTTTGAACACAGCGAAAGCCTGCAGCTGGAACTGGCCGAATTCAACGGCGGCTCGCTGCGTAACGCCATTCCCCGTGAAGCCAGTGCCACTATTCTGGTACCGGCCGAACAAGCCACAGCTTTGAGCGAAGCCGCCGCGGCTTTCCAGGCACTGCTTAGAGAAGAGCTGGCGGTTGCCGATCCGGCCGCTTGCCTGACTCTCACCGAAGTGCCGCTGCCTGCCAAAGTGATGAGCGAGCAGAGTCAGAACACTCTTATCGATCTGCTGCATGCCTGCCCCAATGGTGTCATGCGGATGAGTGACGAGATTGAAGGCGTGACCGAGACCTCACTCAACCTCGGGGTGATCAATACCAGCGAGCAGGATGTTAAACTCCTGTGCCTGATCCGCTCCTTGATTGACTCAGGCCGCAGCCAGATTGAGGGCATGCTGATCGCCCTGGCCAACCTGGCCGGTGCCGAAATCGATCTCTCCGGCGCCTACCCAGGCTGGAAACCAGACAGCCAGTCTCCTGTGATGGCGATTGTGCGCGACACCTATCAGGACATCTACCATAAAGAGCCGGTGATCATGGTGATCCATGCCGGTTTGGAATGTGGCCTGTTCAAGGAGCCCTATCCGGCCATGGATATGGTGTCTATCGGCCCCACCATACGTTTCCCTCACAGCCCGGATGAAATGGTGAATATCACCACAGTGGGCCAATATTGGCAGCTGCTGTTGGCTGTACTGGAGCGTATTCCAGAAAAGGCCTGA